In one Desulfobotulus mexicanus genomic region, the following are encoded:
- a CDS encoding helix-turn-helix domain-containing protein, translating into MNTRDHICGIINRQMQKLNVSPQDLAAVTGDTPTSAYRWSRNALPRPDKIPAICEFLKISPNELFGFKENSDAVSCQDQDACNGNTPAVGGKMIMDESIRQMYEERISDLRRQVELFAKTVERETLRSEKQESQLEKLQATVEKQQEMITALLQENSDLKTSTFQVESEIRKKASGE; encoded by the coding sequence ATGAATACACGAGACCACATATGCGGCATTATTAACAGGCAGATGCAGAAGCTGAATGTTTCCCCTCAGGACCTGGCAGCTGTTACGGGAGATACTCCCACGTCTGCATACAGGTGGAGCCGGAACGCTCTGCCCAGACCTGATAAGATTCCGGCCATTTGTGAGTTTTTAAAAATATCCCCTAATGAGCTTTTTGGATTTAAAGAAAATTCAGACGCAGTTTCCTGTCAGGATCAGGATGCCTGCAACGGGAATACTCCGGCTGTGGGGGGGAAGATGATTATGGATGAGTCCATCAGGCAGATGTATGAGGAAAGAATATCAGACCTGCGAAGGCAGGTGGAGCTTTTTGCCAAGACTGTGGAAAGGGAGACGCTCCGTTCGGAAAAGCAGGAATCTCAGCTTGAAAAGCTTCAGGCAACCGTAGAAAAACAACAGGAAATGATCACAGCCCTCCTTCAGGAAAACTCCGACCTAAAAACCAGTACCTTTCAGGTTGAATCCGAAATCCGAAAAAAAGCCTCGGGGGAATAG
- a CDS encoding type II toxin-antitoxin system VapC family toxin, which yields MDLMKRTVLDTDILIDAAKGIDTAVQCLFSLEKNTGVAISIITYMELVVGCRNKTELRSLDLFLKKFKVLPLDNSACGTALRLLKQYRLSHGLMIPDALIGATALTSDLPFISKNQKDFRFIPGLNLLPYPDSKKEEEIRT from the coding sequence ATGGACTTGATGAAAAGAACAGTTCTGGATACGGACATTCTCATTGATGCCGCAAAGGGGATAGATACGGCGGTGCAATGCCTTTTTTCACTTGAGAAAAATACAGGCGTTGCCATCAGTATTATTACATATATGGAACTGGTAGTAGGGTGCAGAAATAAAACAGAGCTGCGGAGCTTAGATCTTTTTCTGAAAAAATTCAAAGTCCTGCCATTGGATAACTCCGCTTGCGGCACAGCCCTGAGACTTCTGAAGCAATATCGCCTCAGCCATGGGCTTATGATTCCAGATGCCCTGATCGGGGCCACAGCCCTGACTTCGGACCTCCCTTTTATTTCAAAAAACCAAAAAGATTTTCGCTTTATTCCGGGACTGAACCTGCTCCCATACCCCGACTCAAAAAAAGAAGAGGAAATCAGAACCTGA